The genomic window TTTCTAGTtttatatatgcaaaatatataatCTTTTGATTTGGGAGAGAAGAATTTCagatttcatgagaatcacccaagGAGAAAACCGAAGACCAATATAAAGTGTGATCAAACGGAATCTTACATATGCTGCTTCTAGACTTCTGAATTCTCTGGACCATAGGGGTAAGGCTCAATAATCATGCATGAGGGCCTGTTTTGATCTATCTTCATTTCTGTGGTGACTTTACTGGACTGACCTCACATGTAGGCAGTATATATCCAGGCCAAAGACAACTGCAGCCATTATTAAACTGGCACTCTCTGGATCTGCTATAGGACCAGCCAGGAtgccaaaaaaaatttttaattgtATGCTTCGTCCTATGCACAGAATGACTGCATATTTTAGCAGAAATGCACCACACCAAGAACATTTCATCCGGGGTAAAACGGATTTGGATCCTGCAAGTCATAGTCTAAGTGGACATGTTTTTCTCTGATGTGTTGGAGATAAATTATTTCACCCTTGCCAGAAGGTCAAGAGGGGGGATTCTGGCCAGTAAACTTCTTAATATCATTTGTCCATTGTAAAGATAATTCAAGTGTAGGCAAATTGGCAACATCTGCCATAGTTCACAGCCAAAGCGGGCCCCAGCCAATACCATCCCTGTCACGGACAGGAAACTCTAGGCGCCCTGTAATCAATATGCATTTCACATCTCCATGGAAGAACAAATTCCTTCCATGAAACAGGATCCATTATATTAGCCACCATGGAGTAAAACAACAGAGGCAGAGACATCCATCAAAATTGGTCTGAAAGGGGTATTCTCCTGTAAAACCCATGCCGGTTTGATATTAGCCCAAAGATGAGCTCCACGCCCCAGCGTATTCCAACGTCCAGATGTACACAGAACCTAAGACTGGAGTGCTGAAATATGCAACGCAGTACGCAAGGTTCCAATGACACACGAACTGGTCCAAGAACTACAGACACAGATGTTCAATCACCAGACTTACAGCATACCTTTCAAATGGAAGCAGATGTTGGACTTTAAAGCATCAGTGACCTAAAGTGCTCCACTGGTCCACTAGTGCAACACACCCTCTCAACTTTTCTTTTGTTCCAGGATATTCTTCGTACCTCTCAATCCATCATGAAGCCATCAAAGTAATGTACATGAGTCTGAGTCTCCGTTCCAGATTCAGGTTGAATGGGTCCTCCAAACTACTTCCAGCAATCAGGGACATTCCAGTGATTCCGGTTTGGTGGGAAGATGGTTGAGATCTTGCTCTGCATGTTTTTGAGAACATCTTCTGTGTAAACTGATTGCAGACCAAACTTCTGGTGTTCTAATTGATCAGCTGAATGTTTCTAGATGTGAATTCTGAGGATAAACATCCACATCATTCAGTTCAATGTGCTCATGTCCATCTCACACTCTTGGAAAAGGAAATTCTCTTGCATTAACTGTGTTTGATGCACTGCCAAGAGTTGTGAAACAAATTCCTCTCCTATCAACAGCTAACATGTCATGGAAAGACATTCACATCAATATGCTACAGAAGTGCTGACAGAATTGTCATTGGTTTCGAAGTAGATTAACTAAAGCCCTTATATTCAGAAATTGGAAATGTGATAAGTAATAAAATGGTCAGACTTTTAGAGACCAACATGTGATAGATAAGAACCAGCAGGTTGAGCAGGATTACTGTTCCACATACAAAAAGGCAATCTGCTAACAGTATGTGTAACTGGAGAACTATACAAGAGACTCCAAAAGAGCACTGGTGCCACCTAGTGATATTTGCCTACTGCTTAGTAGGAccctcaagtattttattttttcctataTATGATATGCATGGGCCTTTAAATGAAGAGCACTTTACTCCCTTAAACATGGTACCTCTAGTGAGACAATTAAGTGATTAATGTTTACAAGGAGGTTATAATTTAAATTCCCAAGGAACGTTTTATTACTTGACATTGCATTTCACAGTTCACAAGTCAGCAGGTGGTCACAGGTTTAAAGTTGGCCTGATGTGACAGGTTGGTTTTCAACCAAAATCATATGAACATGAAATTATTACCTCTCGAAAATTAAATGAACCATGTGGCATGGTGAAAAGATGTCCATATTAACCACCACCTGAAGTGCTACCAGTGAAATAGACTGTAATAAATCCTCTTTAGGCACAGCTTGATGAATGAACATTAAGATGCAATTAATACTTATGTGACTAAGACAATGATATAATATCATTCATCATTGGAATCATGtgcaatataaatattaaaaaatattctggATTCTTGTActgttattgtaaaatatttaaagcagGAATTATATCTGGTCAaccaaattaaatgtttataaatatttgatgGATATAAAAGTACCTGAATTTTATAATCCTGTACTCACAGTTTTAAGCACtggaaataaaaatgtgtttgcacTGTGGTTGACTCTTACAGAATCAGTCTGCATGTTTGCTTTGCACGCAACACCATAAACCATATTGTCTCTTAGACGTGCTGGCAATACAGTGGCTACCATGATTTAAGACCATGATTTAATTTAGACAGCAAATGCAATTGATGCAAGATGGCTCTTCTGGACAGTCAGCTAAAAGGGCTGTTTTTATTCCAGAGTCTGGTCTATGTTTGAGTGGGTGTACGGACCATTATAATTCCAGCTCCCACGCGAAGGCGAGCAAATTATACACAAGCACTTAGGACTGGACACAGCAAGCATCATGAAGTgccaaatgcattttattttctgtCGTCCATTTCTGTTCTGTTTATTATCAGGACTATACTACTACTTTGAAAACTCTGCAGTTACATGGTTAATATTCTTTTACAACTATAGGTACAATGTACTCAGTGACACACACTGAACTCTCCAAACCAAAAACGACTTTATTGTGTAGGAAAATTATAAGAAACAATGCAGAAAATgtaaactattaaaataaatcaCCCAGTCGAAACAAATTATGCACAGACATCAGCATTAACAGCAGACATTTGAAATGACAACatttgaacaaaacaacaaaaaaatctctTCAATTTAACAGCAAACATATAGTACAAGTTGAATCATAGGGGGAACAGTTCTTTAACAAAGTCCCTGTGTACCAGAGTAGGGAATTCTAAAAAGAATTTGCCAGATATTAAATGTACAAAGAGATCTTACAATCTTTTAATTGCATCATCGATGTCCGCCATTTGTTCCTTCAGCTGGTTCCACTGCTCAGGATTCAATGAAATACCTGAGGAAAATTCAATACAATTGATGGAACAAAAACTACCGACACAATCATGTGACATTTTTACCTGTACTTAAAATacaatcactgagcactttattaggaacactatggtcctaataaagtgcctgacgtggtcttttgctgttgtagcccattcgcctcaaggtttgacgtgttgtgcattctgagatgctattccgttcactacaattgtacatagtgattatctgagttatcatagcctttctgtcaattgaaccagtctggccaatctcagctgacctctcatcaacaaggcatttcaatctgcagaactgctgctcactggatgtttttttgtttttggcaccattctgagcaaactctaaagactgttgtgtgtgcaaatcccaggagatcagcagttacagaaatactcagaccaacACGTCTGgtaacaacaatcatgccatggttgaaatgaCAGACCACgtttttaccccattctgatggttgatgtgaacattaactaaagctcctgacccgtatctgtatgaATTTATCtattgcactgctgctacacgattggctgattagataatcgcatgataagtgtacaggtgttcctaataaagtgctcagtgattgtATAGAgtagaatgaaataaaagataaaaaataaacacatccaTAATTACCTTTTTTTCCAGGCTTCATTTCACCCGCTTGGTCCATCCAGTACTCTCGAATGTCAATCAAAACCTTGCCTTTGAAATCCCTTACACTGACATATCTCATCTTCCCAATCTGTCACATAGCAGAACATGAATGAGCTTGCTACTATGGATACTACAAAATAAGCAAGCCAATTAATTTGAGGAATAATAAATAATGGCTCTTCACACCTTATTATCAATCATGCTAAACTTTCACTTTTAAAGTCCGAACTCTAAAAGAGTAAGactttaaaacatgataaaaattacaataaccaTGTCAGAACCTTTATGGAATAACTAGATAAATACATATGAATGTATTCTGTATGGGTTTTGTTATAATCCTTATTCTTTTATAATATCATAATCCTTTACAGTTACCAAAATGCATATTCCAAATCACACTATTTTCCAGTTTGTTATAATTGAATAAActgtatctaaaaaaaaaaacaaataacaacctGGAACATGTTATCATCACTGTTTTTATCACTTTTAGCAGAGCCGCTTGGTTTGGAGGTCTCTccacttttctgtttttttgaaGGCTTCTCACGGGGACTTGCCTTCTTTCTTTTGGCCTTTAGTAAAAATTTGGGAACACAATCAAATGCATGTGAATATGTTGCCTTGGTTTAAATGGTTACATTTTAGGCACAATATAAAATTTTAGTCATCAACTACTtttacccaaaaattgtaattctctcatcattaactcaccatcatgccatcccagatgtgtataacttactttcttctgcagaatatctcagctatgtaggttcatacaatgcaagtgaatgggtaccaaaatgttgacacgccaaaaagcacataaaggcagcataacagtaatccctacaactccagtggttaaatccataacttcagatgtgatatgataggtgtgggtgagaaacaggtcaatattaaagtccttttttgctagaaattcttctttcAAGTATGCATGTagattgtgaatcaccaaaatcacaagaagaatgtgaaagtaaaagtggagattgattgggcagggaggagaatttgtaataaaaactgacttaaatgttgatctgtttctcacccacacctatcaaatcgctcctgaaaacattgatttaaccactggagtaatatggattacttttatggtgaccTAAAGACCActtagaaagtattcagacccctttattttattttaacattttgttattttgcagtCTTGTGCTAAagtgcttttaattatttatttgttcacaTCAAtctcccataatgacaaagcaaaaaacatatttgataACTTgataaagaaaaactgaaatatcatattgacataagcattcagaccctttgctatggcacttgaaatttagctcaggtgcatcccatttctctgtatCATCTTTGAGAAGTTTCTACACATTTATTGGAGTctacctgtggcaaattcaattgattggacatgatttggaaagccaTACACCTGTCTAtatgtctcacagctgaaaatgcatatcagagcaaaaaccaagccatgaggtaaaAGGAACTGCCTCCAGGattcagagacaggattgtgttgagatacagatctggggaagctacaaaaaataaattcagCTACATTGAAGGTTCTCAAGAGCACAGTGGGCTCCATAATTAtttaatggaagaagtttggaacaatcaggactcttcctagagctggctgcctggccaaacaTAGAAATCGGGGGAAAAGTTGAcaaagaacccaatggtcactatggttgagctccagagattatGTTGAGATGGGAGAAAATTGCAGAattctgggctttatggcagagtggccagacggaagcctctcctcagtgcaagacacataaaaaaagcacctaaaaagGACTCTTATGGCACttcactgcacgttatggttcgactcgcctcaactcgactcgctttacttttctattgcagtttagtgccacctcaacgtgggtgggattataggctgatcgtcatagttgcgtcACCATCTTAAACAAGCCACACACTGACCAAagcaataacacgaccgctagctgttagctactagctcattgtgctgcataaagcagtcgttgcatggtgattttacacaagtgtaacagttaagtTGGCCtcgttgttttagaagcaagcttccagtagctggtcaactaaataaagtgaagctttcatgcagagtatagagttaacataaaacATACCATCAATCATCGTGTATCAATGAGTCCAGggcgctctccctcccattgaCTGCTGGTtcagatagtgtccatttggtcaaacaatttccacttttccttgatggttctgtagtcacttcaGTTTTTCTTTTCACTTCAGTTAacctttccctacactgttggtaggtccagtggtagccttgtgcggccaacagctgagacacttcctgagagactttttcgttcatcgctaacgagtggaccgtttgtacctcgtttattgaccacagtgtggttttgcgcacagccatttctttttcactATTCGAAAGTTGCaagaacaaatgatactgctattgctgttgctaactttaaaactagcgggttgatgtcgcgtgtcagaaatccagtgatgctggtatcAGTGAGCTGCAggatttttacgtcacatttagtatcggcttggctcgcttggaacctcgactgaggtggtattaaaaaaaaaaactggtattatccacagtggaaaacccccaaaaaagcgagccgAGTCAAGttgagctgtaccgtgcagtggaaaagccccattagactaggagaaacaagattctctggtctgatgaaacaaagattgaactgtctggcctcaattcgggtggagggtgttttttcagcagcaggggcTGGGGGACCGGTCAGGGATGAAGCAAAGCTGAACATATAAATACAGAGATATACTTAATGAAAACCtagtccagagcactcaggacctcagactgggccaaaggttcaccttccaatagGACAATGACACTAAGAACACAGGTAAGGCAATGCAAGGCTggtttagggacaactctgtgtgagtggcccagccacagcccagacttgaacccaatcaaacatctctggagagacctgaaaatgtctgtccaccgatggtccccaaccaacctgacagagcttgagaggatctgcagaatatcaccaaatccaggtgtgcaaagctagtggcatcatacccaaaaagacatTCGGCAgcaatcgctgccaaaggtgcttcaactgagttaagggtctgaatacttgtgtCAATgtgacattacatttatatatatataaatttgcaaaagttaccaaaaatcatttttttgctTTGACATTATGGGAGATTAATgtgaacaaaaacaatagggggtcaaaatactttctgaatgcactttgtgatttttggagatttttttacacccattcacttgcattgtatggaccaaaagagctgagaaattcctgtaaaaatcatcttttgtgttctgatgaagaaagtcagtcatgtacatccaggatggcataagtgtgagtcaatgatgagagaattttcatttttgggtgaactattcctttaaaaaactgCAAGACAGTAAGCATAAACCTATACTTTTCCCATGTCAAAGgctatattatttatgttgtattCTATGTATTCTGAAGTCAATGTGTGTTCATACCTTTGTTTCTGCTTCACTGTCAGAATCACTACCAGAAGTGGAAGACAGCACCTCTTTAGTTTTAGGCATGCTGATGAAGACAAGCACGAATCATTTAATCTAAAATATGATTCAACACTGCCCCCACACGGCAACTTATGGAATTTAATTAttgataattttaaataataagaaaCAAGAAACAGATAAGACATACACGCACATTTACAATATTATAGAACATTCCATAGGAAAGGAAAGAACTGTATGATTTtatattaagaatttttttttaaagggctaGTACCATCAAACCTTTTTTTAGAACAAATTATGGATGACCTGATTACTActgattaattaaaatgttttaactgaCATCGACAATGCTATAATAGGCCTAATATCATCCCAACACCATATGCACCTGTAGTTCTCAAAGCACTACTTTGCCAATGAACATAGTGGGGTGATTTTCCCAAAATCTTTTAAAGTGCACCCAGTAATTTTTGTgcagtaccgctgctccctacAAGCATACTGCGCAGTCTGCGAAGGGCACcagctccctaggggggcaccagaaagtccgccggctgcccttactcacacattATATGTTATTTAAGGACCAGAAAGCAGTTGCGGAAAACAGATgatcacttcacgctcatattGCCGCCATACCCCCGGAACTCTGCATAGGGCTTCAATTTGGCTAGCGGCTgccctgtttttgtgtttatgtattcTTAGActtgcatcattcaaacacaatagttttcagttaccggtGCCCTTTTAGAAATTCactagtcagccatgattaatttgttCCATGAGTAAAAGTGTACAACAGGATGTTTAATGAGTTTAATGGTGCATTCATGTCATGTCAGAATTTCTGTAATTACAAATTTCTGACATGTAATTCAGAGTTCTACAAAGATGTGAGCACTTTACAAGTTGTAAACTCATTATTCTATAAAAGCTCTGACTTGAGAGTCATGACACCATGTAAAAAGAACCAATTTGGCAGTGGCCTCAACAGTTGAAGGTAGTGAACTCTTATTTCTTTTTGATATGCTATTTTATTGTGCTATTGATGCCTggagcacaaaaaaataaattataatagtttttcttcaagaatacatagagctgttcaggttgtagtccaaaaactcACGATGGGTTCCCTCTGGACTTTCCTATGGGTTTGAAAgtatgtaatttatgttgtagaacaaaaaaaaaaatccacctaTCGTCAAGAAATGTTAACCACAgacattattttattcattttgctgttatcaacaacaaagcAATTTTGGCATTGAAACGAATAACTTACAAGGTCTGAGGATGTGAATAGCTCTGATTATTCATTTCGACATGACCTGAACCATAtgcaagtagtatttggctggtcatgtgatccgaACAtgacagcccccatgaggggaccctcgctatgtagaataaaacagcttttaaaatgttatcgaaatgactggagtctttatctcatgtgaatggtcatgattttataaacgattcaaaattactattcatttctttaagtaaacacattttaatgagaTTCAAATTACTGATTTGAAATTTGAGTTTAagtatgaccaggacattttcttgacagatttATGGGAATCAAATGTGCAGAGAGTTCAGTTTAATAACTGAATTGTACACAACTTAAAAATGTCTTTACAAGACCAATTAGTTATCATaagataaaaaaactaaattatatctGATGAACCTTTTAAACATGTAGATCTGCTCCAACATGCTCCATGCATACTCAGGAACACATAACATATATTTAAATCTACATTCATTTTGCATTGATTGTAGAGCGCTGACAGGAACAGCACATTTCCTTCCTCGCGCATCATCACAGAACACAAAGGGCTTGTCAGTTTGGTCGAAAATATATCGATCTTGAGACAGAATTGAGGGTTCTCCCATCAATAATAACTTCGCTTCAGCAATTTGCCGTTTAATCTCGGAATGGAAGGTATTAAAATGGCTTAACTGGTTTGTTCAGCCAACGCTAACTCCTTTAAAAATCAACACCGGTGAGTATAGCGGGGGCCTCTGCATCCCAAAACTAACGTGGAAAGCAAGGCCCAAAATGAGACAACACTATTAAacgcatttattaatattgacgATAAAATGAAACCTTAGGTTTTGCGTGGAGTTAACAAATGCATATGCGAAACGTGCAGTTTGTAATTCGCTTTAAGATGAATTGAATAGGACTTACGTTATACGCTTTTTCAACAGTCACGCTCAGCGGCGGGAAGTGTACAATTGAGAACAAACCATATGGCTAATCATTTAAAGAGGGCATTGTGGGAATTGCAGTTTACCCTTCTAACCACTGTTAAGTGTATGCACGGGATGGGTATGTCATGAACCACCATAGCAACAACTGCAATGTCGGATATAAATCACATATAAGTAATTCTAATATAATAAGTGAACATCATAATAATTTAATCATGGTAATCAAATTTTGATTTATTCAACATATTAAACCGATCGCAGTTTGTTTCAGTGTCGGCGTGAACGGTCAAATTGGCAGTCCTATGTCACTTCTGAGTCCACATCATACACATTGTTTGTTTAAAGGAATGcacagggttcaatacaagttaagctcaatcgacagcgtttgataatatttattaccacaaaatgtatttcgacctgttcctacttttctttaaaaaactaaaataaaactatcaaaattacaaaacatatatctgcgttacagtgaggcacttacaatggaagtgaatggtggctaatttttgaacattaaaatactcactgtttcaaaagtatagccacaagacataaaagatatgcatgtaaacaattttAAACTTCATTACCacgacaatgtaatgtcaacatacCATAAAACCCTTAAACGActgtaaaaaatgacaatttaaacaactttacagctcgagtaatacacaagttttaacagaagaattaatgtaagtgcttttataaaattataagcctcACACTtctttgtttaaaccctccaaaaacatttaatttcattttctccattcacttccattgtaagtgccttactgtaacgtAGATTTCTTAATCAGCATTAATAAAACATACAATGCTGTCGTTTGAGATTAATTTCTACTGAACTCGGAATATTTGTTTTAAGGTTCAACAACTCAACGACCTTGAGAATGGATTGATGAAAAACTACGCTTCCCATCTCTATAAACCACCAGTGCGCATGTGCGATCAGAGCTGCATCCTGGTCCGACCTTCTCATATAAAAAGGCAGGGTTACACTTCAGAGTACGTAAGAGAACAGGAAACCAATGATTCCCATATGTCCAGTAGTCTCCTTCACCTACGGTGAGTAAAATAGCGATTTTAAAAGAACACTGAAGCATACTAAGCTGTGTAAACCAGAGAAGATTTAATTGGGATATACGGGAAATCATAACGGCTTATTTCGCTGTTGTCCACTGCGTATTTTCTTTCTCTGCATGATACGGGCCCTTCTTCATGGTTGCCATTGCACACAGCCGCTAACCCTCTATGACTCTGTCCTTTTGCAGTGCCCAGCCGGCTAGGTGAAGATGCCAAAATGGCCACCGGCAACTATTTTGGATTTACCCATGGTGCTGCGGCGCAGTACAGGTAAGGGCCCTTATGTATATCGGGAAATGAGGTGATTGTGGTGGGACAGTAATGGTGCGATTTGGCCTTTGTTTTAGGGTCCGGGTGGGGGTAGTGGAGAGAAGTGATTGGCCGTGCTTTAAACCCTATGACGAATGTCTGGAGaataaataatgcattattacatGGTATTTTACATATGtgatgtatagtgtgtgtgatgtatagtgtgtgtgtgtaagatatatatatataagcatgtGAGAAATTAATTATTTCTAGTTTATATGTAACCCCAGGGAGAAGATTATTGACACTTGATTTTACATATAGAGTGGCCTGGATGCATTTTTTTggaaggaaaaaacaaaacaaaatgatatttgcttatttgtatttaaatttgttttgcaatAATCGATGTATTTGAAACTCTAAATCCGTTGTTGTTGTTACCAAAAGCATGTGCGCAGTTTAAACAATACTCATTGCTTAAAGTAAACCGGTTTGAATTCATTTCTGTACATTTTGGTCATACATTTGACCTTTTTGTTTAAATCGTATGGCCTAGGTTTTGTTGAGACTCGTTTCTTTTTTTACGTCAACACCACATGGATTTGCCTCATGAACAGACACTATTCTTATTTTTGTATGGTTTGTTATCCCCTTCTCTGCGACACTAGGCCTGTTTTATGTATTAACATGGTCGTGAACTcgtttgagtatttgtgtgtttggATAATGTGTGAATCTATGCAGAATAGCTCGAGTGAGCGGCGCTAGCAGACTGCAGCTGTCATCTCTCCTACAGTTCTGCAACACTGCAGCTCTGCGCATGACTGGCCAGCTCAACgctcttatattttatttttatacaccgCAATAAAGGCACATTTTTCTGCCTTTAAGACGTATATAAGTCAatttagattataattttttatttttttttcatcttaaaAATTACTAACGTAAAACAATGGCAGGTTATTTGACACTGTGTGCGTGTTGGGTAGGGCGATGTCTTCACGGACGCCTCAAGGACTCCTTGAATGTCACTACTGTTCCgcgttttaaatgttttatttagcctagattgtttttattaggtaAGTAATCCTAATGTTGCCATTTAAATTGGTTGTTTTGCCTTTGTGTACCAAAGGACTTTGGCCATTGTCAGAGAATACAAGGATGCATTGTTTATCCTCTTCCAGATCTCCGAACAGTTTCGGAGCAATTTCTCATCAGCGAAGTGTTTGCTATTCCTGACAGGTTTAAGGCATGATTGATGGCTTTCATATACCGTAGGCTGaggaaaatatttttacttttatacaCCGGTGGAATCATTTCAAAGCTTAGAATTTCTAAGCTTtcaaagcttagaatctggaaaatatttttacttttatacaCCGGTggaatcatttgaaagcttaaagctttgaaagcttagaatcttttCAGAGAACCCCGTTacttttgcatttaatttaatataacaacaaaataaagcTTGAAAACATTTGTCACAAATTGGCCCCACCTAGAGGTTACATTGCagaaattttaaaattaatataaaagtccTTAACATACAGGGctggcccaagcctttatggggccctaagcagaatttgatttgggggggCCCCTTGGTGCCGCTAATATGATTGACTATTGTCAaagcttgattattcgcacactataaatctaacacaccccttatgaATTTGATTAGTTGTTGCGGTGTTGCTTGcatcataccaatgtctgcctggcatgtttttacccttctacggttttaattgTAACTAGTAAATCCACAAGAGTGGTCCGGtgttaatttgcattttaatattcAAAGTTTTACAGTACTAAGTGGCGTACTTAATGTGGTGTACTGAAAAGTAGCTAAATAAATCCGCAGATAATGCATTTACTGTTAAAAAAAGTTAGCGACTTGAATtgcttttggttaaaaaaaaaataattagcaaTGTGCAGAACAATCAACTACAAATGAGATAAATTAAGATaaacattatttacagtaataattataattacaaatattaatctcaggatattctacagtaaactgagcaaatacaaagactgctgtgctattaacttaCCTGCCA from Xyrauchen texanus isolate HMW12.3.18 chromosome 3, RBS_HiC_50CHRs, whole genome shotgun sequence includes these protein-coding regions:
- the sub1b gene encoding SUB1 regulator of transcription b encodes the protein MPKTKEVLSSTSGSDSDSEAETKAKRKKASPREKPSKKQKSGETSKPSGSAKSDKNSDDNMFQIGKMRYVSVRDFKGKVLIDIREYWMDQAGEMKPGKKGISLNPEQWNQLKEQMADIDDAIKRL